The DNA window GACGGTTGACCCCGGCGGCGGCAACGCGGATCAGCACTTCGTCCGGGCCGGGCGCGGGCACCGGACGCCGTTGCGGCACCAGCGCTTCAGGTCCGCCGGGCGCCGCGATGCCGATCGCCGTCATTTCACCCGGCACCGCAAATTCGTCCGCCATTCCCGCCCTCTTCGTTGCGCCGCGTCAAAATCGACCGGCTGCACCTGAGACCTTATTGACAGAGTGGGGATCAGGGTCAACATTACCCTTATGGACATGGATGAGTATCAGCCGCGCAAGAGCGACGATCCTCTGACCCGCCTGATGACACAGGATCTGGGGCCGTTGTCCGTCGCCGAACTGGACGCCCGCATCGCCGCGCTGGAAGCGGAAATCGCGCGGACCAGGGCGAAGAAGGAAAGCGCCGTTAACCACAAGGCAAGTGCCGAGGCGCTATTCAGGCGATGAACCCGCGCCCCGCCCCTGTCGCCCGTCAGGGCTTCTCCGGGCTGAGGCAGTCAGGCAATTCCGCTGGTCAGGGGGCCCCCCTTGATCCCGCGCCGAGCAATGCCGACATCCGGTTCCACACCGCCCCTCACCGGGGCCAGGAGTAGAACGACAATGCCATCTTTCGCACCCGCCCTCGAAACCACGCTGCACAACGCGCTGACCCACGCGTCGGAGCGCAAGCATGAATATGCGACGCTGGAGCATCTGCTGCTCGCGCTGATCGACGACGAACATGCGTCGAAGGTGATGCAGGCATGCGGCGTGGAACTGGGCGAACTGGGCGACGCCGTCACCCATTATCTCGACACCGAACTCGACAGCCTGAAGGTGGAGGGCGCGTCCGACCCCTCCCCCACCAGCGGGTTCCAGCGCGTCGTGCAGCGCGCGATCCTGCACGTCCAGTCCTCCGGCAAGGATGAAGTGACCGGCGCGAACGTGCTTGTCGCGCTGTTTTCGGAACGCGAATCCTATGCCGTCTATTTCCTGCAGCAGCAGGACATGAGCCGTCTCGATGCCGTGAGCTACATCAGCCACGGCGTCGGCAAGGGAACGCCCCAGCCCGAGCGCCAGGAGACGAAGGGCGCCGCCGAGGAGGAAAAGAAGGTGCAGGACGGCAAGGGCAAGAAGGACAGCGCGCTGGAGCAGTTCACCGTCAACCTCAACGAGAAGGCGGGCCGCGGCAAGGTCGATCCGCTGATCGGCCGCTCCGCCGAGGTGGACCGCACCATCCAGATCCTGTGCCGCCGGTCGAAGAACAACCCGCTCTATGTCGGCGATCCGGGCGTGGGCAAGACCGCCATCGCGGAAGGTCTGGCGCGCAAGATCGTGGAGGGCGAAGTGCCCGACGTGCTGAAGGAAGCGGTGATCTATTCGCTCGACATGGGCGCGCTGCTGGCCGGAACCCGCTATCGCGGCGATTTCGAGGAGCGGCTGAAGGCGGTCGTCACCGAACTGGAAAAGATGCCGCACGCGGTGCTCTTCATCGACGAGATCCACACCGTCATCGGCGCTGGCGCGACCAGCGGCGGGGCGATGGATGCGTCTAACCTGCTGAAGCCCGCTCTGTCGGGCGGGACGATCCGCTGCATCGGCTCCACCACCTACAAGGAGTTCCGCAATCACTTCGAAAAGGACCGCGCCCTGCTGCGCCGGTTCCAGAAGATCGACGTGAACGAGCCGACCGTCGAGGATACGATCAAGATCCTCGCGGGCCTGCGCAGCGCGTTCGAGGAGCATCACCACGTCAAATATACGCCCGACGCGATCAAGGCGGCGGTGGAACTGTCGGCGCGCTACATCAACGACCGCAAGCTGCCCGATAAGGCCATCGACGTGATCGACGAGGTGGGCGCGATGCAGATGCTGGTGATCCCGTCGAAGCGCAAGAAGACGATCACGCCCAAGGAGATCGAACAGGTCATCGCGACGATGGCGCGTATCCCGCCCAAGACCGTGTCGTCGGACGACAAGACGGTGCTGGAATCGCTGACGACCGACCTCAAGCGCGTCGTCTTCGGGCAGGACAAGGCCATCGAGGTGCTGTCCTCCGCGATCAAGCTGTCGCGGGCCGGGCTGCGCGATCCGGACAAGCCCATCGGCAACTATCTGTTTTCCGGCCCGACCGGCGTCGGCAAGACGGAGGTGGCGCGGCAGCTCGCGACCCTGCTCGGCATCCCGCTCCAGCGGTTCGACATGTCCGAATATATGGAGCGGCATTCGGTCAGCCGCCTGATCGGCGCGCCTCCGGGCTATGTCGGCTACGATCAGGGCGGCCTGCTGACCGATGCGGTCGATCAGAATCCGCACAGCGTGCTGCTGCTGGACGAGATCGAGAAGGCGCATCCCGACCTGTTCAACATCCTGTTGCAGGTGATGGACAACGGACGCCTGACCGATCACCACGGCAAGACGGTGGATTTCCGCAACACCATCCTCATCATGACCACCAACGCCGGTGCGTCGGACATGGCGAAGGAAAGCATCGGTTTCGGCGAACTGTCGCGCGACGATGTGCAGGAGGATGCGGTGAAGAAGCTCTTCACCCCGGAATTCCGCAATCGCCTCGACGCCATCGTGCCGTTCGGATATCTGCCGCCCGAGATCGTGGCGCGCGTGATCGACAAGTTCGTGCTGCAGCTGGAGCTGCAACTGGCCGACCGCGACGTGCATATCACGCTGGACGAGGCGGCGAAGGAATGGCTGACCGCCAAGGGCTATGACAAGCTCTACGGCGCGCGTCCGATGGGCCGCCTGATGCAGGAGAAGATCAAGCAGCCGCTGGCCGAGGAACTGCTGTTCGGCAAGCTGGTCCATGGCGGCGAGGTCCATGTCCATATGAAGGACGACGCTCTGGCCTTCGAAATCACGCCCGCCGCGCCCAAGAAGGGCAAGAAGGGCGGCAAGGCGAAGGCCGCACCCGCCGCCTGAGCCTCTGCAACATGCAACGAGAAAGGGCGGCCTGCGAAGGCCGCCCTTTTTTTCCGACCGGCGCGAGGCCCGCGCCTGTTTCAGCCGAGCTGCTGGAGGATGTCGTCCGCTTCGGGCCGGTCGAGCCAGTCGGGGCTGACATGGACCGAACGGACGACGCGGTTCGCGCCGACATGCAGGACCGTGGGCTGAGGCAGCGTCCAAGTGCCCGTGCCGGTCACTTCGCCGATCCATCCGGCGGGCGGCGGCGAAGGCCGGTCGTCGGGATCGAAGGCGATGCCGATCTCGCGCGCGAGCTGGTTGTCGGTGTCGGTCGCGACGGCGAAGGGCAGATGATGGCGGTGCTTGATCTCCGCGAGCCGGTCCGCGCGCTGCGGGCTGAGCGCCACGAGCGGAATGCCGCGCTTTTGCAGTTCGGGGTAAAGCGCCTCTGCATAATAAGGCAGCGCGATGTTGCAGGCGGGGCATCCGGCGAAGCGGAAGAAGATGAAGAGCGCCGATCCGCCCGCCGTCAGCCCATCGAGGGTCAGTTCGCCGCCGTCCACTTCCGGAAAGGTGAAGTTGGGCAGAATGTCGCCCGGCTGGGCCACGGCGGCAGGATCGAACCGCTCGGCCAGCAGGCGGCGCTGCCGCGCATTGCCTTCCAGTTGGGCGGCGGACCAGCTTCTTTCGCGCTCCGCCTGAAGCGCGGCATAACGGCTGCTGAGGGATTCGGTCAGTAGGGTTGCCATCATTTTCTCCTTGCGGGCACGGGATTCGCCGACGGGACAGCGCTCATGCGTCGAAGCCGGGGGACTGGCGCTGCGCCTTGCGGAGCGCGGCTTCCCAGACGAGGTCGTAGTGGGATTTGGCGCCTTCGACCGGTTTGCGGTCGCGGCCGATCTGGCGGCGCACTTCCTCCTGCGCCGCTTCAGGCGCGATCAGCACCCTGTCGCGTCCGACCGAAAGACTGCGAACCTGCGCCTTGCAGGCTTCCTCCAGATGATAGATGCCGCTGAACGCCTCGCCGACCGATGCGCCGAGCGCGAGCGTGCCATGGTTGCGCAGCAGCATGATCTTGCTGTCGCCCAGATCGGCGACCAGCCGCTCACGCTCGTCGAGATTGAGCGCGACGCCTTCATAGTCGTGGTAGGAAAGGCGCGGGATGATCGCCAGCGCGCGCTGGTTCAGCGGCAGCAGCCCTTCGGCATGGGCGGAGACCGCCATGCCGTCCGCCGTGTGGAAATGCACGATGAAGAGCGCGTCGTCGCGCGCGCCGTGGATCGCCGAGTGGATGACATAGCCGGCATAGTTGATGCCATATTCGCTGTCCCCGATGACATTGCCGTCGAGGTCGACCTTCACCAGACTGGACGCGGTGATCTCATCGAACATGAGGCCGAAGGGGTTGATGAGGAAATGATGGTCCGGCCCCGGCACGCGGGCGGAAATATGGGTATAGATGAAATCGTCCCACCCGTAGAGAGCGGAAAGCCGGTAGAAAGCGGCGAGATCGACGCGGACCTTCCATTCCGCTTCGCTGATGCCGCTGTTGCGGAACCGGTCATCCTTCAAGACAGTAGCCATGGCGATGCTCCTTTGAGGGCGAGTGTAAGGGGACGGCGCCGGGCCGCCCAATGAGGATTTCTGAAGGGTAGGACAGCGCCGCTCATGCCGGGCGGACGCGGGGACCGGTCGCGGTGGCGCCATCGGCGCGCACGCCCTCTCGCGCGCCCGTCATGCCGGGCGGCGTGTTCGATCCAAGCGCAAACGGCCGCGCGGGAATCTAGGGCTTGCCGCCGCCGAAGCTGGTGTCGAAGGCGTCCTTCACATCGCGGGGCTGCTTCAGCAGACCGGCGTTCTGAAAGCGGCGGGTGATGCCCTGTTCATGCGCGATGACGGTCGCGTCGATGGGCCGGGACACGCGATTGCTGCGTTCGAAGCTGGCGCGGGCGATGTCGAGCGGCAGTCCCGTTTCCCTCGCCAGCACCTTGGCGAAATCGTCCGGATGCGTGCGCGACCATGCGACGGCCCTGGCTTCGCGTTGCAGGAAGTCGGCGAGCAGAGCGTGTTTAGGCGCAATGGAATCGGCGTTCGCCACGTCGATATAGAGCGGCAGGCCATAATCCTTCGCATCCACCGCCGCGCGCGCGCCTTCCTTGATCGCGACATTGGTATAGGGCGTCCATGTCGCCCAAGCGTCGATGGCGCCGCTGTCGAAGGCGGCTTTCGCGTCGCCGGGCGGCAGGAAAGTGACGCGCACCTTGTCCGCCGGAATTCCGGCCCGCTCCAGCGCCTGCAGCAGCAGATGATGGCCGATCGAGCCGCGCGTGGCGGCGACGGACCTGCCGACGAGATCCTGCGCGCTGCGGATCGGCGAGTCGTTCTTCACGAGGATGGCGAGCGCTTCGGGCGCACGGCTGGCAGGAGACTGCACCGCGATGGCCTTGATCGGGCTGCCGCTCTGCCACGCGAAGATGAAGGGCGCGTCGGCGGCAAGGCCAAGGTCCGCCGCGCCGCCGCCGACCGCTTCGAGCAGCGTCTGGGCCGCGGGAAATTCAGACCATTCGACAGTATAGGGCGCGCCTTCCAGAGCGCCGGAGGCGAGCATCATCGCCTTCACCTGCCCCTTCTGGTTGGCGACGCGCAGCACCTGATCGTCCTTGCGGGAAAAGGTCGCGGCGGCAAACCCTATGCCCGCCACCGCGACGAGAGCCGCCGACAGGATGGCGACGTTTCGTTTCGACATGGATCAGCCCGCCAGCGCCAGACGGGCCGCATCGTGCTCCGCGACCTTCGCGCGGACGAGCGGCAGCAGTTCGCGGCCATAGACGATGGAATCGCCGAGCGGATCGAAGCCGCGGACGAGGAAATGGTCGATGCCGATGTCATAATAGTCGAGCATGGCGTCAGCCACCTGTTCGGGCGTGCCGACAAGGCCGGTGCTGTTGCCCGCCGCGCCGGTCAGCGCCGCGACGCCGGTCCACAGGCGCTTGTCCTGCCTGTTGGTGCTCGCGGTTTCGAGCAGGCGCAGCGAACCCGCATTGGGCGGGCGATGGCCTGTGATCGGAAGCCCCGCAGCCACGCGGTTTTCGCGCACCTGTTCCTCGATTTCGGCAGCGCGTTTCCACGCGGCCTCCTCCGTATCGGCGATGACCGGGCGGAGCGAGAGCGAAAAGCCGGGGCTGCGGCCAAAGCGCGCGGCGGATTTGCGGACGGCGCGCACGGTGTCCTGCACGGCGGCAAGCGTTTCGCCCCAGAGCGCGTAGACATCGGCGTGGCGGCCCGCGACCTCGATCGCCTCGTCCGACGATCCGCCGAAGAAAACGGGCAGATTGTCGGGCTTGATCGCGCTGAACGCCTGGCGGATGTCGTAGAAGCGGCCCTGATGATCGAACGGCTTCGACGCGGTCCATTCCTGCCGCAATATGGTGAGATATTCATCGGTGCGGGCGTATCGTTCCGCCTTCACGCTCTTCGTGTCGCCGTCGCGCGCCATTTCATCGTCCGCGCCGCCGGTGATGATGTGCACCGCGACGCGCCCGTTCGAAAGCTGGTCCAGCGTCGCAAGCTGGCGCGCGGCGACGGTCGGCTGGGTGAAGCCGGGGCGGTGCGCGACGAGGAAGCCGAGCCGCGTCGTCCGGGCGGCGGCATGGGCGGCGACGATCTGGCTTTCGGGACTGTTCGAGGCGAAGGGGATCAGGACGCGGTCGAAGCCCCCCTCCTCCTGCGCTTTCGCCGCCGCATCGACATAGTCGATGTCGAGCGCGCGGCTGCGCACCGCCGCCTGCGTTTCAGAAGCGTTGTTGAAACCGATATAGCCGATGAATTTGACGCTCATGCTGCGTCCTCCTCACTCGAAGGTTCGGGCCGCTCGCTTCTCGACTACGCTCGAAGCGAACGGCGGTGGGGTCTGCCTAAATGACGTAGAAGCCGTGGGTGCCGTCGCGCTCCAGCTGGGCGACGAGGCCATATTCCCAGTCGAGATAAGCCTGCATCGCGGCGGCCTTGTTGTCGGTGCCTTCATAGGGGCGCTTGTAGCGGCCTTCGGGACCGCGCGGGGCGGGCGCGCCGTCGGCGCCGCGCTCCAGATCGACGGCGGACCAGTCGACGTCGAGCACATAGACTTCCCACCCGAGCTGCGCGAGCCAGGACGCGGTCATGTCCGCACGCACGCCGGTCGGGTCGGTGACGACGATGCGCGCGCCGCGCACGGGCGCGTTATGGTCGGTTTCCTGCACCAGTTGCCCGCCCTGCGCGTTGCGGAAGCCGGGCAGATGGCCGCTTTCATATTCGCGCGGCTGGCGCACGTCATAGAGGTAAAGCGTGCGCGCCGTGTCGGCTTTGAGCGCGTCAAGCTCGCCCCAGCCGATCCGCTTGACGCCCGCGCGATAGGCGACGTCGCGGGCATGGGTGCGGGCTTCCTGCGTCGCGGCCTCGTCCACTTCGGGCGCGGTGCGGGTCTGGCCGGTTTCGAGATCCTGCCCCGCCAGCGTCCAGCCGATTGTGCCGTTGCGCAGCGCATAGACCTTGTTGGGGATGCCTGCGTTCACCAGCGACTGCGTGCCGATGATGGAGCGGGTGCGTCCGGCGCAGTTGACGATGATCGTCGTGTCGGGATCGGGCGCGATGGCGCGCGCGCGCAGCGCCAGTTCGGCGCCGGGGACGCTGGTGCCGGTGGGGATGCTCATCGTATTATATTCGTCGTAGCGGCGGGCGTCGAGAATGCGGATGTCGGCCTTTTCCCGGATCAGCGCCTGCACTTCCTCGGCGGGGAGGCTGGGCGTGTGACGGCGATGTTCGACCAGTTCGCCGAACGCCTTGCTGTAGCTGTTGACGTCCTCGAACAGTTCATAGCCCGCGTCGCGCCAGCCCGTGAGGCCGCCTTCCAGCTCGCGCACATCGGTGTAGCCCAGCGCCTCGAACCGCACGGCGGCCTTGCGCGCCAGCCCTTCGCCATTGTCGTAGACGACGATCGGCGTATCGAGCCGGGGGATGCGCCAGCGCGCTTCGTCGTCGACGCGGCGGAGCGGAATCTGCGCGGCGAAAAGGGGGTGGCCCTGCGCGAACTCATGCTCCTCGCGCACGTCGATCAGCGCGATTTCGCTGCCGGTCAGAAGCGCGCGACGGATGTCCTGCGGCGTGGCCGTCTGGATGCGGTCAAGCGTGTCGGTGGTCATGGCTGTTTCGATCTGTCCCAGAAATTGGGGATGACGCGATTGGCGTATCCCGAGATGAAGGATTTGCGCGCGCCATCGGGGGTGTAGGTCGCGCGCTCGACCGCGCCGATATTGGCGCCGTAGACATGAATACTGACGGACGGGCGATCGGCAAGGCCGTTGGTGACGCGATGGATGTCGCCGATGCGCGGCGAGACAGCGTCGACCTGGCCCGCGTGGAGCAGTTCTTCGCTCTCCGCCGCCAGCGCGCCGGATGGCAGGCGGCCGAAGCGCTCCACCTTCTCGGCCCCGCGCAGCACGCCGACGAGACCCCAGACGCTATGGTCGTGGATGGGGGTGGACTGGCCCGGTCCCCAGACGAAGCTGACGATGCTGAAGCGTTCGCGGCTGTCGCAGTGGAGGAGATATTGCTGGTAACGGTCAGGATCGGGGCGGGCGAACTCTTCGGGCAACCAGTCGTCGGTGGCGATCAGGCGGGCGAGCAGCGCGCTGCCGCTGTCGAGGATCGCCTGCTCGTCGCGCGTCGCCGCCAGCAGGTCGGCGAAGGCGGTGACGAAGCCGCGCAGGCGCGTGGTTGTTGATTGCTGCTGAGAAGTGACCCGGGGAAGCCAGTAATTTTCACTGAGAAGTGACCCATGTTTGAACACGTCCCTGGCTTTGAGCGGGGGACCATGGAGTGTTGGACATGGCATTATTGAGCGTCATCCGGCGCTGGCATTACCGCGATCATCTGTCGATCCGGGAGATAGCCAAGCGTACCGGTCTATCCCGCAACACGGTCCGTAAATATCTGCGGTCAGACACAGTCGAGCCGCAGTTCAAAGTGCCCGAGCGGCCGAGCAAGCTGGATCCGTTCGTCGATCGGCTGACGGTCTGGCTCAGGCGAGAGATGGGCCGATCGCGCAAGCAGAAGCGCACGATCAAGCAGTTGCATGCCGATCTGGTGAGCCTGGGCTTTGACGGGTCCTATGGCCGTGTCGCGGCCTTTGCTCGTGCCTGGCGCGATGATTATCGCCGCCAGCAGCAGATGAGCGGCAAGGGCACCTTCGTGCCGTTGTCGTTCGCACCGGGTGAAGCATTCCAGTTTGACTGGAGCGAGGACTGGGCGATCATCGATGGTGTCCGCACCAAGCTGCAGGTTGCACACTTCAAGCTCAGCTACAGCCGGGCCTTCTTCGTTCGAGCCTATCTGCTCCAGACCCACGAGATGCTGTTCGACGCCCATAATCACGCGTTCCGCGTGCTGGGCGGGGTGCCGCGCCGCGGCATCTATGACAACATGCGCACTGCCGTCGACAAGGTCGGGCGCGGCAAGGATCGGACCGTCAACGCCCGCTTCCTCACGATGGTGAGCCATTATCTGTTCGAGGCAGAGTTCTGTAATCCGGCAGCGGGTTGGGAGAAGGGGCAGGTCGAGAAGAACGTCCAGGATGCGCGGCATCGCCTGTGGCAGCCCGTTCCCCAGACCGAGACGCTCGACGCCCTGAACAGCTGGCTGGAGGATCGCTGCAAGGCGCTGTGGCAGGATATCCCGCACGGGATCGAACCGGGCTCTGTCGCTGATGCCTGGGCCGAGGAGGTGGCAAGCCTGATGCCGATGGGCAGGCCGTTCGACGGCTTTGTCGAATATGGCAAGCGGGTCTCACCGACCTGCCTCGTCCATCTGGAGCGCAACCGCTACAGCGTGCCGGCATCCTTTGCCAACCGCCCTGTCAGCGTGCGGCTCTATCCCGACCGCTTCCTCGTGGTGGCCGAGGGGCAGTTGCTGTGCGAACACCAGCGCATCATCGAACGATCCCATGATGGGCCAGGACGCACTGTTTATGACTGGCGCCATTATCTGGCAGTGGTCCAGCGCAAGCCTGGCGCCCTGCGCAATGGCGCGCCGTTCCTAGCCCGCCTTATTCACCAAAAGTGTCCTGAAGGGTTGGCGGGAGTGGCGTAAGCCTCTGATCTGAATTAGGAACTGGGTGTCTAAGCCGAACCTGCCGCAGGGCAGAAAATGCCACGGGCCACACCCGCCATGAACGATGATATCGCAAGCTCATTTGGATTCCCAGCAGTCGGCCGCAAGAAAATCACAGCTGCGTTCGACGGTGGCCGGCTTACCTCGGATGGCGGTGTTCTACTGCTTGCACAGGCCGAGCGCGCGATGGGGATTTGCCAGCGCCTGGCGGCTTGTATTGCCGATCCGCGCGATCCAGCGCGGGTGATCCATCGCCTGGATGACATTCTGCGTGCCCGTGTGTTCGCGATTGCGTGCGGCTATGAGGATGCCGATGATCTCGATGCTCTGCGCGACGATCCAGGCTTCCGCCTGGCGCTCGGCAAGCTGCCGGAATCGGGCGCGGGGCTGGCCAGCCAACCGACGATGAGCCGGTGGGAAAATGCACCGACTACGCGCGAACTGGCCAGCATGATGGCCGCGATGATCGACATCTACTGCGCCAGCTATCCCGCCCCTCCGACAGCGGTCACGCTGGATATCGACGACACGTGCGACGTCGTGCATGGCTATCAACAGCTCTCGTTCTGGAACGGGCATCATGGGGAGCGCTGCTTCCTACCGATCCATATCTACGACACCGCGACCGGCAGGCCGGTGGCCATGCTGCTGCGCACAGGCAAGACGCCTTCTGGAAAGGAGGCGGCGGGGCACATCCGACGCCT is part of the Sphingobium amiense genome and encodes:
- a CDS encoding DUF1192 domain-containing protein, with product MDMDEYQPRKSDDPLTRLMTQDLGPLSVAELDARIAALEAEIARTRAKKESAVNHKASAEALFRR
- the clpA gene encoding ATP-dependent Clp protease ATP-binding subunit ClpA → MPSFAPALETTLHNALTHASERKHEYATLEHLLLALIDDEHASKVMQACGVELGELGDAVTHYLDTELDSLKVEGASDPSPTSGFQRVVQRAILHVQSSGKDEVTGANVLVALFSERESYAVYFLQQQDMSRLDAVSYISHGVGKGTPQPERQETKGAAEEEKKVQDGKGKKDSALEQFTVNLNEKAGRGKVDPLIGRSAEVDRTIQILCRRSKNNPLYVGDPGVGKTAIAEGLARKIVEGEVPDVLKEAVIYSLDMGALLAGTRYRGDFEERLKAVVTELEKMPHAVLFIDEIHTVIGAGATSGGAMDASNLLKPALSGGTIRCIGSTTYKEFRNHFEKDRALLRRFQKIDVNEPTVEDTIKILAGLRSAFEEHHHVKYTPDAIKAAVELSARYINDRKLPDKAIDVIDEVGAMQMLVIPSKRKKTITPKEIEQVIATMARIPPKTVSSDDKTVLESLTTDLKRVVFGQDKAIEVLSSAIKLSRAGLRDPDKPIGNYLFSGPTGVGKTEVARQLATLLGIPLQRFDMSEYMERHSVSRLIGAPPGYVGYDQGGLLTDAVDQNPHSVLLLDEIEKAHPDLFNILLQVMDNGRLTDHHGKTVDFRNTILIMTTNAGASDMAKESIGFGELSRDDVQEDAVKKLFTPEFRNRLDAIVPFGYLPPEIVARVIDKFVLQLELQLADRDVHITLDEAAKEWLTAKGYDKLYGARPMGRLMQEKIKQPLAEELLFGKLVHGGEVHVHMKDDALAFEITPAAPKKGKKGGKAKAAPAA
- a CDS encoding peroxiredoxin-like family protein, translated to MATLLTESLSSRYAALQAERERSWSAAQLEGNARQRRLLAERFDPAAVAQPGDILPNFTFPEVDGGELTLDGLTAGGSALFIFFRFAGCPACNIALPYYAEALYPELQKRGIPLVALSPQRADRLAEIKHRHHLPFAVATDTDNQLAREIGIAFDPDDRPSPPPAGWIGEVTGTGTWTLPQPTVLHVGANRVVRSVHVSPDWLDRPEADDILQQLG
- a CDS encoding class II aldolase/adducin family protein — encoded protein: MATVLKDDRFRNSGISEAEWKVRVDLAAFYRLSALYGWDDFIYTHISARVPGPDHHFLINPFGLMFDEITASSLVKVDLDGNVIGDSEYGINYAGYVIHSAIHGARDDALFIVHFHTADGMAVSAHAEGLLPLNQRALAIIPRLSYHDYEGVALNLDERERLVADLGDSKIMLLRNHGTLALGASVGEAFSGIYHLEEACKAQVRSLSVGRDRVLIAPEAAQEEVRRQIGRDRKPVEGAKSHYDLVWEAALRKAQRQSPGFDA
- a CDS encoding ABC transporter substrate-binding protein; the protein is MSKRNVAILSAALVAVAGIGFAAATFSRKDDQVLRVANQKGQVKAMMLASGALEGAPYTVEWSEFPAAQTLLEAVGGGAADLGLAADAPFIFAWQSGSPIKAIAVQSPASRAPEALAILVKNDSPIRSAQDLVGRSVAATRGSIGHHLLLQALERAGIPADKVRVTFLPPGDAKAAFDSGAIDAWATWTPYTNVAIKEGARAAVDAKDYGLPLYIDVANADSIAPKHALLADFLQREARAVAWSRTHPDDFAKVLARETGLPLDIARASFERSNRVSRPIDATVIAHEQGITRRFQNAGLLKQPRDVKDAFDTSFGGGKP
- a CDS encoding LLM class flavin-dependent oxidoreductase, with the protein product MSVKFIGYIGFNNASETQAAVRSRALDIDYVDAAAKAQEEGGFDRVLIPFASNSPESQIVAAHAAARTTRLGFLVAHRPGFTQPTVAARQLATLDQLSNGRVAVHIITGGADDEMARDGDTKSVKAERYARTDEYLTILRQEWTASKPFDHQGRFYDIRQAFSAIKPDNLPVFFGGSSDEAIEVAGRHADVYALWGETLAAVQDTVRAVRKSAARFGRSPGFSLSLRPVIADTEEAAWKRAAEIEEQVRENRVAAGLPITGHRPPNAGSLRLLETASTNRQDKRLWTGVAALTGAAGNSTGLVGTPEQVADAMLDYYDIGIDHFLVRGFDPLGDSIVYGRELLPLVRAKVAEHDAARLALAG
- a CDS encoding rhodanese-like domain-containing protein produces the protein MTTDTLDRIQTATPQDIRRALLTGSEIALIDVREEHEFAQGHPLFAAQIPLRRVDDEARWRIPRLDTPIVVYDNGEGLARKAAVRFEALGYTDVRELEGGLTGWRDAGYELFEDVNSYSKAFGELVEHRRHTPSLPAEEVQALIREKADIRILDARRYDEYNTMSIPTGTSVPGAELALRARAIAPDPDTTIIVNCAGRTRSIIGTQSLVNAGIPNKVYALRNGTIGWTLAGQDLETGQTRTAPEVDEAATQEARTHARDVAYRAGVKRIGWGELDALKADTARTLYLYDVRQPREYESGHLPGFRNAQGGQLVQETDHNAPVRGARIVVTDPTGVRADMTASWLAQLGWEVYVLDVDWSAVDLERGADGAPAPRGPEGRYKRPYEGTDNKAAAMQAYLDWEYGLVAQLERDGTHGFYVI
- a CDS encoding cysteine dioxygenase family protein, translating into MRGFVTAFADLLAATRDEQAILDSGSALLARLIATDDWLPEEFARPDPDRYQQYLLHCDSRERFSIVSFVWGPGQSTPIHDHSVWGLVGVLRGAEKVERFGRLPSGALAAESEELLHAGQVDAVSPRIGDIHRVTNGLADRPSVSIHVYGANIGAVERATYTPDGARKSFISGYANRVIPNFWDRSKQP